The sequence ATGGCCGAAGCACTGGATGCGGGTCTTGATGAGTTTGGAAGCATTGTTGAGATAGGTGCCGGAACTGTAGGGTATGTCGACAGCAAAATCTCGGATGAATTTAGGGAAATCTTCAACAGTCACAAGTTTGTCATTTCAAAAGGCATGGGAAATTATGAAGGTTTAACGGAAATTGATTTGTCAACAAAAGAGATTTACTTTTTATTATGTGCAAAATGCAATACAATTTCAAGAGATATTGGCGTAAATTTACAGGACATGCTTTTATTTAAGAAATGATTTAGGGATATTATGATTATAGGTTTTATAGGTTTTGGAAAAGTCTCTAAAAATCTTTTTAAATTAGTCGATTCGGATGAGGTGCAATTCATCACATCCTTTGAGAATCGTTCCATTAAGACAGTTGAAAACATTAAGAAAGCAGGTATTGATGTTTTGGATTCATTTAAAGAAGTCGCTATTGAATCTGATATTCTAATTTCTGCAAATTCTCCTAATTCTGCTTTGGATGTTGCAAAATCATATGGAAAATATGCAAAAGGAATTTTCCTTGATTTAAATAACATCTCTCCTGACACCACTTTGGAGATCAACAGTCATGTTGAAAATCTGGTGGATGGGGCAATAATTGGCAAAATCGACTCTGAAAATCCGATTTTATATTTGGCTGGTGAAAAGGCGGATGAGCTATTGTTTTTAAACGATTTTATCAAAACAGAAAAGATAAGCGATAATGTTGGGGATGTGGCCATTTTGAAATTGCTTAGGAGCAGTTACACCAAAACGATATCTGCAGCTTTAATCGAATCATATCATATAGCAAAAAGCCATGATTTGGAAGATGAATTTTTTGATATCTTAAAATTGACTGAAGGTGATGATTTTAGAGAAAAGTCACTTTCAAGAATAAATAACACTTTATATAATTCTAAAAGAAAAAGTGAAGAATTATGCGAAATAATAGATTATTTTAAAGATGAAGATTTAACGATGGCAAAATCGGCATTAAAAAAAATCAGCCAATGATTACCTTAACCTTAAATCCTCTTTTAGCTTTTTTTATACTTCCGCTGACCGGAATGAAATGGGAATCCATAATGTATCTTAGATAAGTTACCTCTAGAGCAGGAAGCCTTAGATTTGTTTTGATTTTTTTGCCTTCGCTTTTGAATTGAACGGAAATTTTGCCGTTTTTGTCAACATACAAATCTGTTGGAATGCCTTCTTTTGTAATCTTTGTCTCGAACTTTGTTAAATTGAGTCCGGCTTCTATTTCAAGGGGTGCATTAACCTCAATGTTTTCTTTTCTAAATTTATCATTTGCTTCACGAGCACGGATGCCTTCATCTCCTTTGCTTGCAACGTACCATGCTCTGTCAATTACCTTTTGAACTTTCTGATTGTCTGGAATTACGCCTTGCGCTTCATAGCTTTTCATCAAATCCATTACTTCTTTTTTTGTAACTTCCATCTCGATTGCACTTATTGCAAGTCTTGTCATGACGGGACCATAATCTGACCTTCTAAATGCAGCCCATATTGATTCAGGGTCTCTATAAACTCTTCTTTTAATTATCTCATTAATCGTATTTCCGTTAAGATAGGCTATTTTTTCAAGATTTCCCCTGGAGTAGGTGTTCATTCGCTTATAGATGTCTTTCCAATTTCTCTTGCCGGGAACTCTTCCAGCATCAATTTCCGATTGCAGGATATCAACAGTAGTCTTTGGAAGCAATCTTTCAACGTCTTTTGTAATTGTCATGTCATTATCGATAATGGATTGCCTTATTAGGCGTCCTGAGTACTTCTCTTTGTTGAACTCTTTAGTAACATGATATTTCAGTTTGGATCCAAGAAACTCATTTATGGCGTACCATCTGATTTCGTTCCTGTTTTTGTATGTTTTTGGCATTCCTACAAAGTTCCCCTCATCGATAAACTTTTGCGCTTTTGATTTGATTTCTGAAAGGGGAATGCTTGCAGAGGTAATGTAGTCAGTCACTCCATCGTCAATCATCTGCTTCAGCCTGATTGGAACGCTATAGGACAGCACCAATCTGTGATGAAGGCCTTCAAAGGATTTTACTTCATCAGCTCCCAGAGCCAAAGCCATTTCACGACGGGCTTCGAAATCAACAAAAAAGGGAGCATGATTTGCACTGAAACCCTTATTGAGATAAACGACCACCTTCTTATTTTCCTCATCAGCCAATTTGCGGGCTTCACTGATTAATTTTTCATGACCTTTATGCACCGGGTCAAAATCTGCACTAATTCCAATCAACATTAACACCAAAAAAGAGAATTGGGATAGATTACCTATCCATTAATTTTAAAATACCGCTTATTACTAACCATATTCCGATTAATATGCCGAGAATAATCGGATTTGAAAGATAAGTTCCGATAATGATATATAATACGCCGAGTATGATTCCAACAATCCCAATATAGAAACCGTATCTTGATGCACGATTATTAATCAATGATGCGACAGCAACGATTATTAACATTATTCCTGCAATATATAATGTGATTTGAGTTAAAAATCCGAGC is a genomic window of Methanobrevibacter sp. containing:
- a CDS encoding NAD(P)-binding domain-containing protein, which translates into the protein MIIGFIGFGKVSKNLFKLVDSDEVQFITSFENRSIKTVENIKKAGIDVLDSFKEVAIESDILISANSPNSALDVAKSYGKYAKGIFLDLNNISPDTTLEINSHVENLVDGAIIGKIDSENPILYLAGEKADELLFLNDFIKTEKISDNVGDVAILKLLRSSYTKTISAALIESYHIAKSHDLEDEFFDILKLTEGDDFREKSLSRINNTLYNSKRKSEELCEIIDYFKDEDLTMAKSALKKISQ
- a CDS encoding adenylyltransferase/cytidyltransferase family protein, translated to MLMLIGISADFDPVHKGHEKLISEARKLADEENKKVVVYLNKGFSANHAPFFVDFEARREMALALGADEVKSFEGLHHRLVLSYSVPIRLKQMIDDGVTDYITSASIPLSEIKSKAQKFIDEGNFVGMPKTYKNRNEIRWYAINEFLGSKLKYHVTKEFNKEKYSGRLIRQSIIDNDMTITKDVERLLPKTTVDILQSEIDAGRVPGKRNWKDIYKRMNTYSRGNLEKIAYLNGNTINEIIKRRVYRDPESIWAAFRRSDYGPVMTRLAISAIEMEVTKKEVMDLMKSYEAQGVIPDNQKVQKVIDRAWYVASKGDEGIRAREANDKFRKENIEVNAPLEIEAGLNLTKFETKITKEGIPTDLYVDKNGKISVQFKSEGKKIKTNLRLPALEVTYLRYIMDSHFIPVSGSIKKAKRGFKVKVIIG
- a CDS encoding DUF308 domain-containing protein, with the translated sequence MKTKFVSLLAILLGLIIITFPLFGLIGASSLIGLSVLLMSIYLLVVGVSIIDYNTSGAILDLILGILLLMLSIGLIFNPALLGFLTQITLYIAGIMLIIVAVASLINNRASRYGFYIGIVGIILGVLYIIIGTYLSNPIILGILIGIWLVISGILKLMDR